A single region of the Prevotella sp. HUN102 genome encodes:
- a CDS encoding nucleotidyltransferase family protein, translating into MQSMIFAAGLGTRLKPLTDTMPKALVKVGGQPLIEHTIKRLKNAGCDHTVVNVHHFANQIVDYLHKHNFGIDVSISDESEELLDTGGGIRKASPLFDLSRPILIHNVDILSNVNLKDFYARAVARENAEPIDALLLVSARKTKRYLIFNDEMHLVGWMNVENGEVKSPFEEVKRLTFTQPYGESATNRQHGYRLFAFSGIHILNPSVFKKMDECPKKFPIMDFYLKYAKELQFKGYAKNDLQLMDVGKIDTLKDAEDFLISQSSKD; encoded by the coding sequence ATGCAATCAATGATTTTTGCAGCTGGACTCGGCACACGCCTTAAACCGCTTACGGACACAATGCCGAAAGCGTTGGTAAAGGTGGGCGGCCAGCCACTGATAGAACATACCATAAAGAGACTGAAAAATGCAGGTTGCGACCACACGGTTGTAAACGTACATCACTTTGCAAACCAAATCGTAGATTATCTGCACAAGCACAACTTCGGAATAGATGTTTCGATTTCAGACGAATCGGAGGAGCTTCTCGACACCGGCGGCGGTATCAGGAAGGCTTCTCCGCTTTTTGATTTGAGCCGTCCCATTCTCATTCACAACGTCGATATTCTCAGCAATGTGAACCTGAAGGATTTCTATGCACGTGCCGTTGCGAGAGAGAATGCCGAACCGATAGATGCGCTGCTGCTTGTGAGTGCGAGAAAGACGAAGCGTTACCTTATCTTTAACGATGAGATGCATCTCGTGGGATGGATGAACGTGGAGAATGGAGAGGTAAAATCTCCATTTGAAGAAGTGAAACGTCTCACTTTCACGCAGCCCTACGGCGAAAGCGCAACGAATCGACAGCACGGCTATCGGCTCTTTGCGTTCTCTGGCATTCACATTCTGAATCCATCCGTATTCAAGAAAATGGACGAATGCCCGAAGAAATTCCCGATAATGGATTTCTATCTGAAGTATGCCAAGGAACTGCAATTCAAGGGATATGCTAAAAACGACCTGCAACTTATGGATGTCGGCAAGATAGACACCTTGAAAGATGCAGAGGATTTTCTGATTTCCCAAAGTTCAAAAGACTGA
- a CDS encoding glycogen debranching enzyme N-terminal domain-containing protein encodes MSYLKFEKALMTNLQDSLPKELLRTNRSGAYSCSTIVDCNTRKYHGLLVVPVPELDNENHVLLSSLDPTVIQHGAAFNLGLHKYQGDNFSPNGHKYIREFNCDNVPTTVYRVGGVILKKEVVFQHYEDRILIRYTLEDAHSPTTLQFRPFLAFRSVRQFTHENAAINREYQEIDNGISTCLYAGYPSLFMQFSKKNEFHYEPYWYRGLEYPKEQERGYASNEDLYVPGYFEMTIKKGESIVFSASTSEIKTSSLKHLFDKEVESRSPRDNFFHCLVNAAHQFHNRTANDDRYILAGYPWFKCRARDQFIALPGLTLSIEEQDYFELVMKTAERGLREFMVGKPLSVEIDEIEKPDVPLWCIWAIQQYAKEAGKERCTKLYSTFLKDILQYIESGRHPNLQLHDNGLLYSEGKEEAITWMNSTINGRPVVPRSGYIVEFNALWYNALRFGAAIAREENNEELANHYEALAEKCKQSFVPMFLNEYGYLYDYVDGNMTDWSVRPNMIIAVALDYSPLEQNQKKSVIDICTRELLTPKGLRSLSPKSGGYNPMYVGPQDQRDKAYHQGTAWPWLGGFYLEACLKLYKRTRLSFVERQMVGYEDEIFYHCLGTLPELFDGNPPFRGRGAISFAMNVAEVLRTLELLEKYKYQN; translated from the coding sequence ATGAGCTATCTAAAATTTGAAAAGGCTCTAATGACCAATTTGCAGGACTCGCTGCCGAAAGAGTTGTTGAGAACAAATCGTTCGGGGGCTTATTCGTGTTCAACCATCGTGGATTGCAACACACGCAAGTATCACGGACTGCTTGTAGTGCCGGTTCCTGAACTGGACAACGAGAACCACGTGCTGCTGAGTTCGCTCGACCCTACGGTCATTCAGCACGGTGCTGCATTCAATCTTGGGCTACATAAGTATCAGGGAGATAATTTCAGTCCGAACGGACACAAGTACATCAGGGAGTTTAATTGCGACAACGTGCCGACAACGGTTTACAGAGTCGGTGGCGTGATATTGAAGAAAGAGGTTGTTTTCCAACATTACGAAGATAGAATCCTCATCCGCTATACTCTGGAAGATGCGCATTCGCCGACAACCTTACAGTTCAGACCGTTCCTCGCATTCAGAAGCGTGCGACAGTTCACACACGAGAATGCTGCCATCAACAGGGAATATCAGGAGATTGACAACGGCATCAGCACCTGTCTGTATGCAGGTTATCCGTCGCTCTTTATGCAATTCTCAAAGAAGAACGAGTTCCACTACGAGCCCTACTGGTATCGGGGACTGGAATATCCGAAAGAACAGGAACGAGGCTACGCATCCAATGAAGACTTGTACGTGCCGGGCTACTTTGAAATGACGATAAAGAAGGGCGAAAGCATCGTGTTTTCTGCATCAACGTCCGAAATCAAGACTTCATCCCTGAAGCACCTGTTCGATAAGGAGGTGGAATCCCGCAGTCCACGCGACAATTTCTTTCATTGTCTGGTCAATGCCGCACATCAGTTCCACAACAGAACAGCGAACGACGACCGTTATATCCTCGCCGGCTATCCTTGGTTCAAGTGTCGCGCGCGCGACCAGTTCATAGCTCTTCCGGGGCTTACATTGAGCATTGAGGAGCAAGACTATTTTGAACTCGTGATGAAGACTGCCGAAAGGGGATTGCGAGAATTTATGGTTGGCAAGCCTTTATCGGTTGAAATAGATGAAATAGAAAAACCGGATGTTCCCCTCTGGTGTATATGGGCTATTCAGCAATATGCCAAAGAAGCTGGCAAAGAGCGTTGCACAAAGCTCTATTCCACATTCCTGAAGGATATTCTCCAATACATAGAAAGCGGCAGACACCCCAACCTGCAACTTCACGACAACGGATTGCTCTATTCGGAGGGAAAAGAAGAAGCCATCACGTGGATGAACTCTACCATCAATGGCCGTCCCGTAGTTCCACGTTCGGGCTATATCGTTGAGTTTAATGCACTTTGGTATAATGCTCTTCGTTTCGGAGCTGCCATCGCACGTGAAGAAAACAACGAAGAACTGGCAAATCATTACGAAGCATTGGCTGAAAAATGCAAGCAATCCTTTGTTCCGATGTTCCTCAATGAGTACGGCTATCTGTACGACTACGTAGACGGTAATATGACGGATTGGAGCGTGCGCCCGAATATGATAATTGCCGTTGCACTGGATTACTCTCCCTTGGAGCAAAATCAGAAGAAAAGCGTCATAGACATCTGCACGCGCGAACTGCTTACACCAAAGGGATTGCGCTCGCTTTCACCAAAGAGTGGCGGCTATAATCCGATGTATGTAGGCCCTCAGGACCAACGCGACAAGGCATACCATCAAGGAACGGCGTGGCCTTGGTTAGGAGGATTCTACCTTGAAGCGTGTCTGAAACTCTATAAGCGCACCCGTCTAAGTTTCGTTGAGCGGCAGATGGTGGGCTATGAAGACGAGATTTTCTATCATTGCTTAGGCACACTCCCCGAACTGTTCGACGGCAATCCGCCGTTCCGTGGCCGTGGAGCCATATCCTTCGCAATGAATGTTGCAGAAGTGCTCAGAACGCTGGAGCTTCTTGAGAAATATAAATATCAAAACTAA
- the mscL gene encoding large-conductance mechanosensitive channel protein MscL — MGFLKEFKEFAVRGNVMDMAVGVIIGGAFGKIVTSLVDDIIMPLVGMATGGIDFKELSATIGDAKIAYGLFIQNVIDFLIIAFCIFLMIKGMNSLSKKKEEEPAAPAEPSNEEKLLGEIRDLLKNK, encoded by the coding sequence ATGGGATTTCTTAAAGAATTCAAAGAATTTGCCGTGCGTGGCAATGTTATGGACATGGCTGTCGGTGTGATCATCGGTGGTGCATTTGGTAAGATTGTAACCTCACTTGTTGATGATATCATTATGCCACTCGTAGGTATGGCAACAGGTGGAATAGATTTCAAGGAACTGTCTGCAACGATTGGTGATGCCAAGATTGCTTACGGACTGTTTATCCAGAACGTAATCGACTTCCTCATCATCGCATTCTGTATCTTCCTGATGATTAAAGGGATGAACAGCCTGTCTAAAAAGAAGGAAGAAGAGCCTGCTGCTCCGGCAGAACCAAGCAACGAAGAAAAACTCCTTGGCGAAATTCGCGACTTGTTGAAGAACAAGTAA
- the gap gene encoding type I glyceraldehyde-3-phosphate dehydrogenase: MIKIGINGFGRIGRFVFRASLEGANAKEVQVVGINDLCPVDYLAYMLKYDTMHGQFNGTIDFDVEKSILIVNGNEIRVTAERNPADLKWDAIGAEYVVESTGLFLSKEKSQGHIDAGAKYVVMSAPSKDDTPMFVCGVNFDKYEKGTQFVSNASCTTNCLAPIAKVLNDKFGILDGLMTTVHSTTATQKTVDGPSLKDWRGGRAASGNIIPSSTGAAKAVGKVIPELNGKLTGMSMRVPTLDVSVVDLTVNLAKPAKYDEICAAMKEASEGEMAGVLGYTEDAVVSSDFLGDARTSIFDAKAGIALTDTFVKVVSWYDNEIGYSNKVVELIKHMAKVNG, translated from the coding sequence ATGATTAAAATTGGTATTAACGGATTTGGCCGTATCGGTCGTTTCGTATTCCGCGCAAGTCTCGAAGGCGCAAACGCAAAGGAAGTACAGGTAGTAGGTATCAACGACCTCTGCCCGGTAGATTACCTCGCTTATATGCTGAAGTATGACACAATGCACGGTCAGTTCAATGGTACAATCGATTTCGACGTAGAGAAGTCTATTCTCATCGTTAATGGTAACGAAATTCGTGTAACTGCTGAGCGTAACCCGGCTGACTTGAAGTGGGATGCAATCGGTGCTGAGTATGTAGTAGAATCTACTGGTCTCTTCCTTTCAAAGGAAAAGTCTCAGGGACACATCGATGCAGGTGCTAAGTACGTTGTAATGTCTGCTCCTTCTAAGGACGACACTCCAATGTTCGTTTGTGGCGTTAATTTCGACAAGTACGAAAAGGGTACACAGTTCGTATCTAACGCTTCTTGCACAACCAACTGCTTGGCTCCTATCGCTAAGGTCTTGAACGATAAGTTCGGTATCTTGGACGGTTTGATGACAACTGTACACTCTACAACAGCTACACAGAAGACTGTTGATGGTCCGTCTTTGAAAGACTGGCGTGGTGGTCGTGCTGCTTCCGGCAACATTATCCCTTCTTCTACTGGTGCAGCTAAGGCAGTAGGCAAGGTTATTCCTGAATTGAACGGCAAACTGACAGGTATGTCTATGCGCGTTCCTACTTTGGACGTTTCTGTTGTAGACCTCACTGTAAACTTGGCTAAGCCTGCTAAGTACGACGAAATCTGCGCTGCTATGAAGGAAGCATCTGAAGGCGAAATGGCAGGTGTGCTCGGTTACACAGAAGACGCAGTAGTTTCTTCTGACTTCCTCGGCGACGCTCGCACATCAATCTTCGACGCTAAGGCTGGTATCGCTCTGACAGATACATTCGTTAAGGTTGTATCTTGGTACGACAACGAAATCGGTTACTCTAACAAGGTTGTTGAGTTGATCAAGCACATGGCAAAGGTTAATGGCTAA
- a CDS encoding alpha/beta hydrolase-fold protein codes for MKHRIFILLGFLITFNNLKGQNGYTERVQEALQTMWQSEDTTGYKKSLDMLEEAFVTYPDSIEGSGLYKASVLASELHYNDKAFKYLENLLKLKKDNYGSPCWTYIVGKYPENEYKNLLSDLRWQSLVAQAEKEKAVFYQALSIDEKEFYQTKSTSFTENRNGNLRELYEKIKQFNPYLPKIKQDYSIVFTINDSTKTSFLIHLPSNYNPEKKCPLLFFLHGAVRNNALTDFQMPEWNLKDWNRFYTKYAEKDGVVLVFPKADREYNWMIPDKGFFMVPEILKLIKRAINIDDAKVFITGHSNGATGSFSYMMKQPNFFAAAYGFNTYPKVFTGGTFIENLTNRSFISFTTDQDYYYPPQANEDFTKLMQETGLNYKEYRYNGYPHWFPEFDKSEEAVKILFEDIKQKKRPKFPSNIVWEFDDNKYGNIDWLSDICLDTLRLPQKWHKLSANFKINKWLKYNEKDSLETITVDKEAFDFPRKSGKIKASYHKNIFHIETSCIQSFCINLSPEMIDMNKKIKVYVNGKQHFNDKVLYKESFMLANFDNNKDRERIWVNQIKISVGK; via the coding sequence ATGAAACATCGTATATTCATTTTATTAGGCTTTCTCATAACTTTTAATAACTTAAAGGGACAAAACGGCTATACCGAAAGAGTACAGGAAGCACTTCAGACAATGTGGCAATCCGAAGATACGACAGGTTATAAGAAATCATTGGATATGCTTGAAGAAGCATTTGTCACTTATCCTGACAGCATAGAGGGCTCAGGACTTTACAAGGCTTCTGTGTTGGCATCAGAATTACACTATAATGACAAGGCTTTCAAGTATCTGGAAAACCTCCTTAAACTCAAAAAGGATAATTATGGTTCGCCGTGTTGGACTTATATTGTCGGTAAATATCCTGAAAATGAATATAAGAATCTGCTTTCCGACTTACGTTGGCAATCTCTTGTAGCGCAGGCTGAAAAGGAAAAAGCTGTTTTTTATCAAGCATTATCCATTGATGAAAAAGAGTTTTATCAGACAAAGAGCACGTCTTTCACGGAAAACAGGAATGGCAACCTTAGAGAGTTGTATGAAAAAATAAAACAATTTAATCCCTATTTACCGAAAATCAAACAAGATTATTCAATTGTCTTTACCATAAACGACAGCACTAAAACTTCTTTTCTCATTCATTTACCTTCCAATTATAACCCTGAAAAGAAATGTCCTTTATTGTTCTTCCTACACGGAGCAGTAAGAAACAATGCTCTCACAGACTTTCAAATGCCTGAATGGAATTTGAAAGACTGGAACAGATTCTATACAAAATATGCCGAAAAAGATGGTGTTGTCTTAGTATTTCCGAAAGCAGACCGAGAATACAATTGGATGATTCCCGACAAAGGTTTCTTTATGGTGCCTGAAATTCTGAAACTTATTAAGCGAGCAATAAATATCGACGATGCAAAAGTTTTTATAACAGGACATTCAAACGGAGCAACCGGCTCTTTTTCCTATATGATGAAGCAACCAAATTTCTTTGCAGCAGCTTATGGATTCAATACTTATCCGAAAGTTTTTACGGGAGGGACATTCATTGAAAATCTAACAAATAGAAGTTTCATAAGTTTCACGACAGATCAAGATTATTATTATCCGCCTCAAGCGAATGAAGATTTTACCAAGTTAATGCAAGAAACTGGACTGAATTATAAGGAATACAGATATAATGGTTACCCACATTGGTTCCCAGAATTCGACAAGTCGGAAGAAGCAGTAAAAATCCTGTTTGAAGATATTAAACAGAAAAAACGTCCTAAGTTCCCTTCTAATATCGTATGGGAATTTGACGACAATAAGTATGGAAATATAGATTGGCTTTCTGACATCTGTCTTGACACATTGAGATTACCTCAGAAATGGCATAAACTTTCTGCTAATTTCAAGATAAACAAATGGTTGAAATATAATGAGAAAGACAGTTTGGAAACAATTACCGTAGACAAAGAAGCATTCGATTTCCCAAGAAAATCAGGTAAGATCAAAGCAAGCTATCATAAAAACATCTTTCATATTGAAACGTCTTGTATTCAATCGTTCTGCATAAATCTATCACCAGAAATGATAGATATGAATAAAAAGATTAAAGTGTATGTAAATGGGAAGCAGCATTTTAATGATAAAGTTCTCTATAAGGAATCGTTTATGCTCGCAAATTTCGATAACAATAAAGACAGAGAACGAATTTGGGTAAATCAAATAAAAATATCTGTGGGCAAATGA
- the miaA gene encoding tRNA (adenosine(37)-N6)-dimethylallyltransferase MiaA produces MEKLITIIGPTASGKTPFAAALASQIGAEIISADSRQVYRRMDLGTGKDLEDYLVDGVKIPYHLIDIAEPGTKYNLFQYQQDFQNVYSALKESGKPTILCGGTGLYVEAVLKGYALSPVPQNPKLREELAGKSLIELTEILKDLKERNKSAMHNRTDVDTANRAMRAIEIETYELEHPTPDRQMPSVDSVIIGLDIGREERRHKISSRLKKRIDGGMVDEVKSLLDSGIPADDLIYYGLEYKFLTQYVIGQISYDEMYRSLEIAIHQFAKRQMTWFRGMERRGFRIHWIDAMLPMDEKLRLAKEIIRETK; encoded by the coding sequence ATGGAGAAGTTGATAACGATAATCGGTCCTACTGCAAGTGGAAAGACACCTTTTGCCGCTGCGTTGGCATCGCAAATCGGGGCTGAAATCATCAGTGCCGACAGCCGACAGGTGTATAGAAGAATGGATCTCGGTACGGGAAAAGACCTCGAAGACTACCTCGTAGATGGTGTAAAGATTCCCTATCATCTGATAGACATTGCCGAACCCGGCACCAAATACAACCTTTTCCAATATCAGCAGGACTTTCAGAATGTGTATTCTGCCTTGAAAGAGAGTGGGAAACCCACGATTCTCTGTGGAGGAACAGGGCTTTATGTAGAAGCTGTGCTGAAAGGATATGCACTTTCCCCAGTACCGCAAAACCCAAAGTTAAGGGAAGAATTAGCCGGAAAGTCGCTCATTGAACTGACAGAGATTCTCAAGGATTTGAAGGAACGCAACAAATCGGCTATGCACAATCGCACGGATGTTGATACAGCAAACCGTGCTATGCGAGCGATTGAGATTGAAACCTACGAATTGGAACACCCTACTCCCGACCGGCAGATGCCATCCGTCGATTCCGTCATCATCGGACTCGACATCGGCAGAGAAGAAAGGAGGCATAAAATCTCCTCACGCCTGAAGAAACGGATAGACGGAGGAATGGTAGATGAAGTGAAATCCTTGCTGGATTCAGGCATCCCGGCCGATGACTTGATTTATTATGGTCTTGAATACAAATTCCTGACACAGTACGTCATCGGACAGATAAGCTATGACGAGATGTACAGGTCGTTGGAAATAGCCATTCATCAGTTTGCCAAGAGGCAGATGACGTGGTTCAGAGGAATGGAACGGCGTGGTTTCAGGATTCATTGGATTGATGCAATGCTGCCGATGGACGAGAAGCTGAGGCTTGCAAAAGAAATAATACGTGAAACAAAATAA
- a CDS encoding diacylglycerol kinase family protein: protein MVDEKKWGIVYCPKGGIFGNSRKKWERVERILKERNIDFDMVQSENVRSVDRLIRMLINNGYKTIIIYGGDSALNDAVNCVMQEKEEVRRSIVFGVIPNGVMNDFAHFWEFDEDNVEQTIAWLQKRRVRKIDLGCIRYKNRKGERCHRYFLNCINVGLIATIMNLRRRTRHVLGSRTLSFIFSFILLAFQRMDYRMHIKINTDEIKRKVMTVCIGNALGYGQTPNAVPYNGLLDVSVVHHPQVTQLFEGIYLFLRGKFLNHRSVHPYRTREIEMHVEPHTLVGIDGRLMSNTPVGPFKITVEKEVINFLIPE, encoded by the coding sequence ATGGTAGACGAAAAGAAATGGGGCATCGTGTATTGTCCAAAGGGAGGAATCTTCGGAAATTCCCGTAAAAAATGGGAACGCGTTGAGCGCATTCTCAAGGAACGCAATATTGACTTCGATATGGTTCAGAGCGAGAACGTAAGAAGCGTGGACCGTCTGATACGAATGCTGATTAATAATGGTTACAAAACCATTATTATATATGGTGGCGACTCTGCGCTGAACGATGCCGTAAATTGCGTTATGCAAGAGAAAGAAGAAGTGAGAAGGAGCATCGTTTTCGGTGTTATTCCCAATGGTGTGATGAATGATTTTGCGCATTTCTGGGAGTTTGATGAGGACAATGTTGAGCAAACCATAGCCTGGCTGCAAAAGCGTCGCGTGAGAAAAATCGACCTCGGCTGCATCCGTTACAAGAACAGAAAGGGCGAACGCTGCCACCGTTATTTCCTGAACTGTATCAACGTTGGTTTGATTGCAACGATTATGAACCTTCGCCGCCGTACCAGACACGTCTTGGGTTCGCGCACGCTTTCGTTTATATTCTCTTTCATTCTGCTCGCTTTTCAGCGAATGGACTACCGTATGCACATCAAAATCAATACGGACGAAATCAAGCGAAAGGTAATGACCGTCTGCATTGGCAATGCTCTGGGCTACGGACAGACACCGAATGCAGTCCCCTACAATGGTCTTCTCGATGTTTCGGTGGTTCATCATCCACAGGTTACGCAGCTTTTTGAAGGCATTTACCTGTTCCTCAGAGGCAAATTCCTCAATCACCGCAGCGTGCATCCATACCGAACGCGTGAGATTGAAATGCACGTTGAGCCTCATACACTTGTCGGAATAGACGGAAGACTGATGAGCAACACGCCCGTTGGTCCGTTCAAGATTACCGTGGAAAAAGAAGTTATCAACTTCCTGATTCCAGAATAG
- the guaA gene encoding glutamine-hydrolyzing GMP synthase, with protein MMQKIIILDFGSQTTQLIGRRVREMDTFCEILPYNKFPKDDPSVIGVILSGSPYSVHDPEAFKVDLSEFIGKVPVLGICYGAQFISHSNGGKVEQTGTREYGRANLTTIDFENPLFKGFDKDSQVWMSHGDTITAIPEDCKIIASTADVKFASYASIKNPLWAVQFHPEVFHSLQGKTLLRNFVVDICGSKQEWSAASYVETTVQQLKEQLGNDRVILGLSGGVDSSVCATLLNRAIGKNLTCIFVDHGMLRKNEFTKVLEAYEGLGLNVIGVDASEKFFKDLEGVTDPEQKRKIIGRDFVEVFNAEAKKITDAKWLAQGTIYPDRIESLSITGMVIKSHHNVGGLPKEMHLQLCEPLQWLFKDEVRRVGYELGMPERLIKRHPFPGPGLAVRILGDITREKVRILQDADDIYIENMHNYICEDGEHLYDKIWQAGAVLLSSIRSVGVMGDERTYEHPVALRAVTSTDAMTADWAHLPYDFMAKVSNEIINKVKGVNRVCYDISSKPPSTIEWE; from the coding sequence ATTATGCAAAAGATTATCATCTTGGATTTTGGCTCACAAACCACGCAGCTGATCGGTCGTCGAGTGCGTGAAATGGATACATTTTGTGAGATTCTTCCATACAACAAGTTTCCAAAGGACGATCCGTCCGTCATTGGAGTCATCCTCTCGGGTTCCCCCTATTCGGTTCACGACCCTGAAGCATTCAAGGTTGATTTGAGTGAGTTTATTGGAAAGGTGCCGGTATTGGGTATCTGCTACGGTGCTCAGTTCATTTCACACTCTAATGGAGGCAAGGTAGAGCAGACTGGAACACGTGAGTATGGTCGTGCAAACCTCACAACAATAGACTTTGAAAATCCTTTGTTCAAGGGATTCGACAAAGATTCCCAAGTGTGGATGAGCCACGGCGACACGATTACTGCCATTCCGGAAGACTGCAAGATTATTGCTTCCACGGCTGACGTGAAGTTTGCATCTTACGCATCCATAAAGAATCCCCTGTGGGCAGTACAATTCCATCCGGAAGTTTTCCACTCATTGCAGGGCAAGACGCTCTTGAGGAACTTTGTTGTAGACATTTGTGGCAGCAAACAGGAATGGAGCGCGGCTTCCTATGTGGAAACAACCGTTCAGCAACTGAAAGAACAGCTCGGCAACGACCGTGTTATCCTCGGTCTTTCGGGCGGTGTGGACTCATCGGTATGTGCAACGCTCCTGAACCGTGCCATCGGTAAGAACCTTACCTGTATCTTCGTAGACCACGGTATGCTCCGCAAGAACGAGTTTACCAAGGTTTTGGAGGCTTACGAAGGATTGGGGCTGAACGTAATCGGCGTTGACGCATCCGAAAAATTCTTCAAGGATTTGGAAGGCGTAACCGATCCAGAGCAGAAGCGCAAGATTATCGGTCGCGACTTTGTGGAAGTATTCAATGCCGAAGCTAAGAAAATAACCGATGCAAAATGGTTGGCTCAAGGCACAATCTATCCCGACCGCATCGAAAGTCTGAGTATTACGGGTATGGTTATCAAGAGCCATCACAACGTTGGTGGGCTTCCAAAGGAAATGCACCTTCAGCTTTGCGAACCGCTCCAGTGGCTTTTCAAGGACGAAGTTCGCCGTGTGGGTTACGAACTCGGTATGCCCGAACGCCTCATCAAACGTCATCCGTTCCCCGGTCCCGGTCTTGCTGTTCGCATTTTGGGCGATATTACCCGTGAGAAAGTGCGCATTCTTCAGGATGCCGACGACATCTACATTGAGAATATGCACAACTACATCTGCGAAGACGGCGAACATCTCTACGACAAGATTTGGCAGGCTGGCGCAGTGCTGCTCTCATCAATCCGCAGCGTAGGCGTTATGGGCGACGAACGCACCTATGAACATCCCGTTGCACTCCGTGCCGTAACCAGTACCGACGCTATGACGGCCGACTGGGCACACCTCCCCTACGACTTTATGGCAAAGGTTTCAAACGAAATCATTAATAAGGTGAAGGGCGTAAATCGTGTTTGCTACGATATATCCTCAAAACCACCATCAACAATCGAATGGGAATAA
- a CDS encoding BspA family leucine-rich repeat surface protein: MKSKDGKTVTFRYDKDKAKQKAAGTVYEINATHSDKYDTYPTWTGTYEKENTTTTEVVFDKQFKNYQPTSTKYWFFSLTEMTQIKGLENLNTSKVTNMSNMFNYCKKLKSIDVSKLNTDNVTDMSGMFLYCSSVSVFNFSKFNTEKVTDMNSMFLYCAGLVTLDIANFNTAKVMNMESMFRGCDRITTIICNDKWTCGKSKEMFLGCTNLKGKVGYDRLKVDVAMASPEGYFTKKSATGISATTASMDATIKAVYSTDGKLQTELQRGLNIVRMSDGTTRKVIKK, encoded by the coding sequence GTGAAAAGTAAAGACGGAAAGACTGTCACGTTCCGTTATGACAAGGACAAGGCGAAGCAGAAAGCAGCGGGTACCGTGTATGAAATCAACGCTACACATAGTGATAAATACGATACTTATCCAACTTGGACAGGGACTTATGAGAAGGAGAATACTACAACTACTGAGGTGGTATTTGACAAGCAATTCAAGAATTATCAGCCTACAAGCACCAAGTATTGGTTCTTCAGTCTTACGGAAATGACGCAGATTAAAGGGTTGGAAAATCTCAATACCTCTAAAGTTACCAATATGAGCAATATGTTCAACTATTGCAAGAAACTGAAATCTATCGACGTTTCAAAGCTGAATACGGACAACGTTACAGATATGAGTGGTATGTTCCTCTATTGTTCGAGCGTGTCTGTCTTTAATTTCTCGAAGTTCAACACGGAGAAAGTTACCGATATGAACAGTATGTTCCTTTACTGTGCTGGATTGGTTACGCTTGACATTGCCAACTTCAATACTGCGAAAGTAATGAATATGGAAAGTATGTTTAGAGGTTGCGACAGAATCACTACTATTATCTGCAACGACAAATGGACGTGTGGCAAATCCAAGGAGATGTTCTTGGGATGCACGAACCTCAAAGGCAAAGTTGGCTATGATAGGCTCAAGGTTGATGTAGCGATGGCGAGTCCTGAAGGCTACTTCACAAAGAAAAGTGCAACAGGTATTTCAGCAACAACAGCATCTATGGACGCTACCATTAAGGCTGTCTATTCCACCGATGGTAAACTTCAGACAGAATTGCAGCGTGGATTGAACATCGTTCGTATGTCTGACGGAACTACGCGCAAGGTAATTAAAAAGTAA